One Amaranthus tricolor cultivar Red isolate AtriRed21 chromosome 1, ASM2621246v1, whole genome shotgun sequence DNA window includes the following coding sequences:
- the LOC130817289 gene encoding uncharacterized protein LOC130817289, which translates to MECNKEEAVRAKEIAQKKMEAKDFPGARKFALKAQQLYPEMENMSQMLCVCNVHCSADKKRVGNESDWYGILQIEQTADEATIKKQYRKFALLLHPDKNKFSGAEAAFKLIGEAQRVLLDKEKRQIYDLKCRTTCIPVRQNQPPQQPSRNFNFAKPSVVQNKFTSNSNSHLNVKAFNAQGQGQPGVHNGKDTFWTQCPFCSIRYQYYKDVQGKPLCCQSCKKPFFAHDMHAQGTRPGAEATRPVFPGQGFPNVSGSKAGSKPMNNYASNAGVSWSQKSRQTQKSSNEVDRKVEQRSKPSRKVHNRRGKKPQAESSESFGSESSLESEEVEIQTNLTQQFDGDGDRRTRRSNRNKRHVSYNEDASDDEIINTSKKAKESGSSCSRKGVEVNASEKMQESDPFKSFVSASATFDESKKGECNKSDVVDLTKNNYEADDGYMSASSPEDIPEPEMHEYPDPEFCDFDKDREEHCFKVGQVWAAYDTIDAMPRFYAKIRKILSQGFKLRITWLEPDPDDTLGIEWVNADWPYSNGKFKYGNSEYTGDRLMFSHEVTWSKGEGKDSVLIHPIKGETWALFKNWNANWYLTLEKEKKLEYEYVEILSEYDETVGVCVAPLVKLKSFACLFCRKSENEIQIPPTEVLRFSHKVPSCRMSGNEREGVPKDSFELDPASLSPNIEEFSLPQSNGNACSAKT; encoded by the coding sequence ATGGAGTGCAACAAAGAGGAGGCCGTGAGAGCAAAGGAAATTGCACAAAAGAAAATGGAAGCAAAAGATTTTCCAGGAGCTCGTAAGTTTGCTCTGAAGGCTCAACAGCTTTACCCAGAGATGGAGAATATGTCCCAGATGCTTTGCGTTTGTAATGTGCACTGCTCAGCAGATAAAAAAAGGGTTGGGAATGAATCAGACTGGTATGGAATTCTTCAAATCGAACAAACTGCAGACGAGGCAACAATTAAGAAACAATATCGCAAGTTTGCTCTTCTACTTCATCCTGATAAGAACAAATTTTCTGGCGCTGAAGCTGCATTCAAGTTGATTGGAGAAGCGCAGAGAGTGCTTCTGGATAAGGAAAAGAGGCAGATCTATGACCTGAAATGCAGAACAACTTGTATACCAGTGAGACAAAACCAGCCACCTCAGCAGCCAagtagaaattttaattttgcaaaGCCATCTGTGGTTCAGAACAAATTTACAAGCAATTCCAATTCTCATCTTAATGTTAAGGCCTTCAATGCTCAGGGGCAGGGTCAACCAGGAGTTCACAATGGGAAAGACACCTTTTGGACTCAGTGTCCTTTTTGTTCAATTCGGTATCAGTATTACAAGGATGTTCAAGGTAAACCTCTTTGTTGTCAGAGTTGCAAGAAGCCCTTCTTTGCCCATGACATGCATGCTCAGGGTACACGACCTGGAGCTGAGGCAACTCGGCCTGTGTTCCCTGGGCAGGGTTTTCCTAATGTGAGTGGCAGCAAGGCGGGATCAAAGCCTATGAACAATTATGCTTCTAATGCTGGAGTTAGTTGGTCACAGAAATCAAGACAGACACAGAAAAGTTCAAACGAAGTGGATAGAAAAGTGGAACAGAGATCTAAACCCTCTAGGAAAGTACATAATCGGAGAGGGAAGAAACCTCAAGCAGAATCTAGTGAAAGTTTTGGATCTGAGAGTAGCCTGGAGTCTGAAGAGGTAGAAATACAAACAAATTTGACACAACAATTCGACGGTGATGGGGATCGCCGGACTAGAAGATCAAACCGTAATAAACGGCATGTTTCGTACAATGAAGATGCAAGCGATGACGAAATCATTAACACTTCAAAAAAGGCAAAAGAGAGTGGGTCGTCCTGCTCCAGAAAAGGAGTTGAAGTAAATGCTTCAGAAAAGATGCAGGAGTCTGACCCTTTTAAGAGTTTTGTTTCTGCTTCTGCTACTTTTGACGAAAGCAAGAAGGGAGAATGCAATAAATCTGACGTGGTTGATTTGACCAAGAATAACTATGAAGCTGATGATGGCTACATGTCAGCATCAAGTCCTGAAGATATTCCAGAGCCAGAAATGCATGAATATCCAGATCCGGAATTTTGTGATTTTGACAAAGACAGGGAAGAGCATTGCTTTAAAGTTGGACAGGTATGGGCTGCCTATGATACTATTGATGCAATGCCTAGATTCTATGCCAAGATAAGAAAAATTCTTTCTCAAGGTTTTAAGCTGAGGATAACCTGGCTTGAGCCAGACCCTGATGATACACTTGGGATAGAGTGGGTCAATGCCGACTGGCCATATTCAAATGGTAAGTTTAAATATGGTAATTCAGAATATACTGGAGATCGTCTTATGTTCTCCCATGAGGTTACTTGGAGCAAGGGGGAAGGTAAAGATTCTGTCTTGATACATCCTATAAAAGGGGAGACATGGGCCCTGTTCAAGAATTGGAATGCCAATTGGTATTTAACTCTggagaaggaaaagaagttaGAATACGAATATGTTGAAATACTGTCTGAATATGATGAAACTGTTGGGGTATGTGTTGCACCGTTAGTAAAATTGAAGAGCTTTGCGTGTCTGTTTTGTCGAAAAAGTGAAAATGAAATACAAATACCCCCAACTGAGGTACTAAGGTTCTCCCACAAGGTACCTTCTTGTAGGATGAGTGGTAATGAGAGGGAAGGTGTTCCTAAGGATTCTTTTGAGCTTGACCCGGCATCTCTCAGTCCGAACATTGAAGAGTTCAGTCTTCCTCAGTCAAACGGAAATGCTTGCTCTGCTAAGACGTGA